gtcaaaatgaatagcaAAATatttgtatctagaaaagtcaaaatgaatagtaatttgggacggagagagtatgATTTACTTCTAAGATGTGGTGAAACGGTAGACACGTTGAGCTTCAAAATCTCCTGTCAAAGAGAATAGAGATTTGAAATGGAGATTTGAGTTCTCATTCAATTGCTTTGTTAGGGCTTTACTGTTTATTCTTCTCGTCGTTCTTTGTTCTGGCGCTACGAGTGCCGTACATTATATTCAGTATAGCATGGACTTTGGACCGTCCATAATAGACTTATGGTAACCTCTCTGAACTTCAGAAGGAATTATCCATTTTATGCTCTGAAGTTCAGAAGGAAAAGAGTTTCTACTCTGTCGGTCTAGGCGTAAGAACTTCTTCAGCTGCTCTTCTTGCAAAAAATTATATGCTTCTAGATTTCTGAATGCACACTACATAAACATTTCGAACGATTCTTGAACGACGATAATTGGAAGAGCAAAAGATGGTAAATGAGCATGAACACAAATGACTTTCAGTGTTTGCTTTGTTTCACTCAGAAATCTTCCCTAGCGCACGTACATTATTCAACAGAGACCTGCTCGATTAAAGTTCTGAGATTGGCTTGTCGTTCTGTATGCTGATGCAATCTACTTATCTACTTTGCCTCGCAGATGGTCAAACGAGGACTGCACCGAACAGGCTTAGAAGGCAGAAATCGGAGATCCTTCGTGCTCAGTATATTGATGTTAGAGAGCTCAGGTATAGCCATACAGATCCTGCATTTCTTTGGGTTCAGTTATGTCTTTGACAATATTTCTTCCCTCAGTAGTTCTTCGGCAAAACAGTATTCCTGCTGCTCATTTCCTGATACAGAGATAACATATCACGTTAGATAGTAACAAATAATCAAACTTAATTGCTACTAGGCTGAAACAAACAAATCATGCTAGTTTGTAATTTGGAGTGATGTTCTTTCATCTAAACTGCAGCTTTCAATCGACAGGATCTGCGCAGGAACATGGAATGTTGGAAGCATATGCCCACCCGGTGACTTGGATATTCAAGAATGGTTGGATACAGATGAGCCAGCTGATATTTATGTTCTAGGGTATTTTTTCACTAAAAAATCTTTCGATTCAATTTTAGGAAAAAATCTTTCCGACTTAGGTGGGCCAAACCCATGgtaatttttttcttcataTTTTGCAAGATAAATAATATGTGCCAAATTTGCACCAAATGATACCACAATTTGGTGTACCAATTCCAATTTGGGGAACTGCTAAAATAGTTTGGGAAACATGAACTGGGAACTtgttatatttaaaaattattttaccGTCACATGCAGCTTTTTAGTATCTTAAAGGTGACAGGTATCTACTTAAGCaagcaaattcaaattttgtaCGACCACGTGCTACTCCCTTCTGTCAGATTTACATGTCGTTTCAGACAAGTTTGGCTTGCATGTATCTTTAATTTGTTGTCTGAAACATCATATAAAAAGTGACTGGAGGtagtattttttaaaagaaagaaTTTCATTTACCATGAAAACTACTGTCATCTTTCAGATTTCAAGAGATTATTCCACTAGAAGTCGGGTATATGATTGGCACTGAAGATACTCGTCCAGTTGCAGCATGGGAGCATATCATCCATGAAACTTTGAATAAGAAGTGTCCAGATGAATCGAAGTTTAAATGCCATAGTGACTATCCTTCGTCAGCAAGGTTTAAACTGTCAGATTATGTTCTTGGAATGGAGAATGGACTGCTTAGTGAATCCAGCAATGATAGTGATGGGGAACTTCATCTGTGGGACAGTGCAAAATCATCTATTTCAGCTCGCTATCTTCAGCCATTGGATTTAGCCTGTGATGTCAGCATTGATAATAGAGTTAAAAGTAAAAGACCACAGTATGTACGGCTAATAAGCAAGCAAATGGTAGGGGTATTTCTCTCAGTATGGGTTCGGAGAAGCCTGCAGAAGTACATTCAAAATGTAAGAGTATCAATTGTAGGTGTAGGTACAAGAGGTTTTATTGGTAACAAGGCAAGTGtgaaatttcatgatttttttctttattatcatGCAGCTTTTTAATAATACCTGTATCATACTTGGAATTTAGAATGTTGCTTGCCATGTTAAATGATAGCCATTGTCTGGATTCAATGATAATTTTAAATATTTCTCCTGAGAACTGGAGTTTGAAAATGCATGTTTTTGGTACTACCATACTTTCAAGACTAGTGAAAAAGACCAGTACAGCTACTTTTTACAATAAACAATTATCATTTTAATAatttatttccttaatttttGAGAAGTATATGGTTACTATTGTATTCATCATGTCTATACTTGTTTGTTGTGTAAATACAGCACATACTCACATTTGTTCCTTCAATATGCTTCAGGGATCAATATCAGTAAGCATGTCTATACATGAAACTCATTTTTGCTTTGTATGTTGCCACTTGGCCGCTGGTGAAAAAAATGGTGATGAACTAAAGAGAAATGGAAATGTTGAGGAAATCCAAAGAAGAACAGTGTTTGATAACCCAGTTCACATAGTAGGTGTGCCCCAGAGAATACATGGCCATGAGTGAGTTAATCTGTGTCTTGAACACTTTGTGCTATGCTCCAATATTGCATGGAATCAGCCACTTCCATGACTTTTATATTGATATATGCCCTTAAATTTTTCAGAAGGATTATATGGCTAGGGGATCTCAACTATCGACTCAACTTTTCATATGAAAGGACACATGAACTTATCTCCAAACAGGACTGGGATGGATTGCTTGAGAAGGATCAGGTAATTTGATGCCCTAATACATTTAATTTACTTCCACAGAATTTCCAGCTGACGCTTCTCCTCTGACAGCTGAAAAAAGAACTAGGGAAAGGAAGCACATTCGATGGTTGGGTTGAAGGAGTTATCAGCTTTCCCCCAACATATAAATACGAGTTTAACTCAGAAAAATATGTAAGTGATGCGACAAAATCTGGGAGAAGAACACCTGCATGGTATGCTTCCCTTCAATTCCAAGCTCCGCCTTTTGCTTTGTACAAGATTCATTCTAGTTGTTCCAATCGTTCTAGAGATCAGAACTGAAGATATGTCAAGAATAAGCAAACACTTTCATATACTTGTGTAGGTGTGACCGCATTCTCTCATACGGGAAGGGAATCAGGTTACTTTCGTACAAGAGGGCGGAGCTCACGTTTTCGGATCATCGTCCTGTGACTGCAGTCTACATGGCAGATGTTGAAGTTTTTGTCCATAGGAAGTTTGAGAGAGCTCTAACATTCACCAATACAGAAGTAGATGATCACCTATTACTGGGGAAGGAAGCACTTCTACAACCATTGAACCGTGAGTCAGGCAATTTCCTAGCTCAAGTTCCATCCAAGGTGGTGTCAATGCAATGCCAATGCCAGATTTCAGAATCTGAGTGAGAAGGTTCAGTTTCATTTCTTATTTGACCAAGAACATCATTCATTGTGGGAGATTGAAAGCAATGCCCATGAGACCATGAATAAGACCCTTATTAAGCCATGGCGTCCTTACTAGTGTGATGCCATTAATTGGAATAAGTACTCATGTAAGATCGATCAAACTCATACGCCAGGTTCTTGCGTACAGTAAAATTTCTCTCCTATTTTCTTTACTCCTCTTACTTAAATAGTGAAATTGTACTGAAATCTCCAATTATTTTAGTTTAGTGCTTCATAGCGAATCTATTCATTATCTATTCCATAGCTTCAAGCTGGAGTACTTAGTTCTTAGGGAAACATTACCTTTACAGTTTTATCAGTTAGATCAAGAGAACTCAGCTCTTAAACTACTGAACATTCAACTAGACCGAAAGTAAAAGTTCAACAAGACAAAATTGTCAGGATTACAAAAAGGAACTAAACAAAATTGAATCCACAACCATTGATTGTCACAGTAGTTACCCAAAACTGACACAAAAGCAAGCTATAAGGAAATTCAGAGCTTCAGACAACGATGCTTCAGATCCCTCACCTTTGCTACCCATGTGGAGTTCCGGCTAAACGGCGGCGGGTTGGGATGACACACAGCGATGTTTCTCAGATTCTTTCCTCCCCACAATTtgtctctcctcctctcccgcacAAGAATCAGAGGAGCCCATCGATCTCCAGCGACGGgagccctctccctccctcccgacctgttcgcttcaacttattaTTTAGCCAGCTTATCGGTCACCAAGTCTCCCTCCCTCACTCCTCTTATCTCCGATACGAAAATCTTAACGCCGACGAGGTGGCCCGCGGAAATTAACTCTACCGATACCTATTTCCGAAACATGATCTGCAATTTGCAAACGACCATGCTTTGCTTTGTGTAGGAGAGCATGCATGGCAGCATCGGTCCATAAGTAATTCTCTATTCACCTTTGATTTTATCAATTCCGCAAAAAagtatttaaataatttttgATCAGTTATGTCACTGTTCGAAACAACTAGTAATATTTTAAACCAGAAGTACTAGAAAATATAAATGGAATTAGAAATACAAATTTGGGTCGTTCGGCTCATACAAAATAATGGCCAACGACAAAGAGACCAGGGCATTTAAATATTTCACACGCGTGCTCATGTCGACTAGGCAATTCTTGATGCTGATTCCAGAAACGCCTGCAAATCAATTGGAAGGTCAGCAAACAGGCCATGGCCAGGGATTTAGTAGGTGCGTGACAGATAAGTGTATGGTCAGATTTTTTTTGACACAGTTATAAAATGTGGTTTACAGGCAGGCTGCTTTCTTCAATATCTCAGTCTACTATAACTTTTCTATCATCTTAACATAATATAGCTTAAGTCAATAGCATCTTTAAAGACAAGGCAACATTTCCACCATAAAATTCATGTAGAAAGATGCATATGCTAGTAGTCAACAACATAGAGTGGCTCAAGACAATGATTTTGGAACGTGCCAAGAGGATTGCTGAAAGAGATGTATCTTGGCTTGCTGAAGAAAGCAAAATATTTGCCATTTCCGAGATTCCTTCTGATCTGCCTAACTGATTACGAAAAATGAAAGCTAATGCGGTGCATCTCATCATATTTCAGACAACCAGACATGAAGAGCCGTTATAAACTGTTAGAAGCAACCTCATTCTTGGTGCAAATAAAATAGGGAATATTTCATATGTAAATTTTTTAGTGACCATATTCCATATTTTAACCTCGTCAACGATAGATGGATATATGTTTAAAAATAAtaaacaataaaataaaatccagcCGCTCACATATGTTcaaatgcaaaaaaaagagagacaacTTTCACTCAAATCCAAGCAACTCGACACTACTACTTGTCTGCCTTTGCCTTTGACGGTTTGGCCCCCGTGGTGATCACTGAATATTGACCTGAACCTGCTTGCCTGCTTGGGTGTGAAAGCTATTGTGCATGTCATTttgctccctccattttaaattgtagttTGGAAAGTTAaaatcattttatatttgattaaAATTATAAGGaggattataaagatttatgtcaccaaatagatatactatgaaaatatatttaataaagaatCTAACCGATCATAAATATTTGTACTTTATTGTATacatttggtcaaacttaagatattTTAACTTTCcaagaaagttagaatgacttacaatCTGAAACGTGGGGTAGCATGTTGAACTTAAGACATGCCTAGATAATTCTGATGATTGGACATTCTGCTGCTATAGTATAAATGCCTAGATAAGGTGGATAGGTGGTTTGGAGCTTTGCTCATCTCTCCTTTTTCGGATATACCTATGGGAAATGATTTACGTGTAGAGAACTACGAGTATGTGATGTTTTTTAAagtactaatttattttttccgagatggagggagtacacaaATAACGATCGAATGAGTGCACCGTGCACTGCCGATATGTCCAAAAAGAAATGTAAATCGGATCATAGAAAGAACACAAATAAATGAATGGTTAGTACCTGTTTGGGGGAAAATGATACTAGTagacatgaattttagttcaTTTCTTTCTATTTACGATAACATCAGGCCCTTTCCAGTTTAGTCgatttttttgtctttcttttagAAACAGCATTAGACTGATAAGAATTAAGAACACGTCGCTCTAGTATTTTGGTCATAGAAAAGGGCAGGCAACGCCCAAAGCGCGGCTATCAGTCACGTTCCAGTCTATAGGCATGCTCGGGTGGCGTCTGGGCAGGGGAGTCGCTGCAGTCGTGCGCATggcgtcctcttcctcctccctcccctctttGCCGCGGCTATTCATCCCGCCTCACCGAGCCCACCACGAGGCAGCCATGGCCGCTTCGCTTGGCGCCTCCGGGACTCTGCGTaacggcggcgggaggcagaTGCAGGTAGTTCTTTGATTAACGGATGTTCTTCTGTCAAGTTCTTGAACCTCCCGTTTCTTGGACCAAAATCTTATCCCTTTCTGCTGCTCTTGTCTCTGGTTTGTGCGGCGgaaggatcttgtgatgcagAAGTGGGCTGAGATGGTGTTGTGCTGTGGTGCGGATTGGGGGTGCGTGCCGCAGCTGTGGAACAGGGTGGTGCTGCGCAAGTGGCTTAACATCGGCGCGGGGTCCGGGGATTCTGACTTCAGCGCCGACGAGCGCTCCGACGGCGAGACCGACCGCGAAGGTTACTTGctccctcttctcttctcctccgCCCCTCCTTTTCTTGAGCCGTTGAGCGCAAggttctgaatttctgaatCGATCTGTTTGCTCAAGCTTGCTTTTATTTGGAGCGAAATTGGGGAGAATTTTGTCCGGAAGTATGAGCGGTAGCCGGTAGGCGTTGACGGCAATGCAGAGCAGTTAACACAGTGTTGCATTGAAAGTTCTTTCTTGTACGCTACTGTTTGGGCTCTGGCGATTTGACTTTACAAGTGGATTAGAAAAATGTCGTCTTGAATAATTGGTCAGTTCACGCTGGATTGCATTGCTTGATTGATAATTGCATTACTACCTTACTGTAACTGTTCATTGTTTGCATCAATTCGATATAGTATGTTCGTATGTAGGTATGATCAACTCTTTCGTGAGAATGCTTAACCATTGTGGCGTGGGTAGCCGGATAGTAGTTTCTTCCAACCAGAGATTCCTTTTGGTATATTCAACCTTTTTATGGAAGACAATAAGGCTATTAGGCATTTCACGTTGCTTTTTTGGTAACTTTTGGCTGTTCTTTTcatcttttgaaaaaaaaaagaatatcagGAATGGTGATGTGACCATCTTCTGCTTGACTTCACTATCTAATGCTTGGGGTTCCCCACGTTCTGTATCTTTTTCTCTTTACTGAAGAAAATCTGCATTATATTTTTAGTCACTGCATTTTCTTTAGCTTAAGTTTTTGGATTGATTTTAATAATCATAATTAGTGATTGATGTATTTTTAATGCCTTTTGTGCAGACATGACTGGTTGGAAGCACGAGCTATGTAACGAAGAAAGGATATTAGGTGGATTAGGTGCAAGCACGACTGGTAATTTATGAGCACAGTTTTTCCCCCCTAAGAAAATGAGAAGCATGCAGAAGATTAATGTCTAATAACTATGTTTCTCTCTAAGTATATTCATctatttcctaaaaaaaaaggTATATTCATCTTTGAGTTGGATCTAGTTGACTATTAGACAAAGAAGTAGTCGCACAGTAATGCTGGTGAAATGCACACCTGAGCTGGGAAGATGCTAGTTTGATTATGCGGGGACAGCAGAGTTATTTGCAGTTAATTTACCAACTCAGCAGCTCCTGCTGCCTCAGTTTTGGCTCTAACTTGTTTCTCTGATCTTCCTGAAAAGAATTGAAGCCTGTAGAATTCTGAATTTACACTGTTCTAATGGAGGTTTTCCGGATCTTCTTGGTAAACATTCCAAAATGATTCATGGATGACAATGACGCTTGGATGCATTTCTGTATTTGTTTTGATTTACTCTGAAGTCATTTTTGTTACGTCAGGCATCTGCTTGATAAGCATGAGTCGACAGGTTGCTTTATGTGCTGATGCAACCACTTGCTTCTTCctttcatttttccttcttttgccTGTGTTCTGCACAAACACCTGTTTTGATAGAAAAGTCTTGGATTGGCATGTTGTCTTATATGCTTACAAAATCAATGGTGACCTCGTAGGTGATGAAATGAATGATGTACCTTACAGGCTTAGAAGGCACAGATCAGAGATCCTTCGTTCTCAATATGTTGATGTTAATGAACTAAGGTAATCACCTTACAGATGTTGTCCTCTCATAGTATTCCTTTGCACCTAGTTATATGTCTTCGACAGTACTTTCCTCTCAGTATTTCCTTGATTTGAAATGATATTCCTGCTGCTCATTCCTCCTGTCAAACTGATACATATTATATCACAGAAGATTAGTAATGAATAATTGAACTACAATTTTCTACTAGGCTGGAATTAAAAAGTGTGCTAGTTTTGTGATGATCTTCTTTCAGCTAATCTTGTAAGTTATAATTGCAGGATCTGCGTAGGGACATGGAATGTTGGAGGCAGATTTCCACCCAGTGACTTAAATATTGAAGAATGGTTGGATATGGAGGAGCCAGCTGATATTTATGTTATCGGGTAATTAACCACTACAAAAAATTCATTTTAGGTGTGCCAAGCCCACTGTTGAGTTCTATAAAAAATGTTTAGGGAACATGCACTGACCTAATTACTTATTGTATTTAAAAGTTATTTGGCTATCTCATGCAGCTTAGTAAGTATTTAACAGGTATCTAAGAATGTAAGCTGTTGTACGTATGTTATATGCTAAACTTACAACTTGACAATGAGATGACTGGTGTCACTCATTTCCTTAATagtttttgttttgaaaaaaagaatttCATTTACCATGGAAATTAGGGTCATCTTTCAGGTTTCAAGAGATAGTTCCACTCAATGCTGGTAATATATTTGGTGCTGAAGACAATCGTCCAGTTGCAGTCTGGGAGCACATCATCCGTGAAACTTTGAATAAGAATGGTTCAGATAAATCGAGGTTTAAGTGTCATAGTGATCCTTCTTCACCATCAAGGTTTAATCCATCAGATGTTGCTCTTTCCATGGAACATGAATTGCTTAGTGGGTCTGACAATGACAGTGATGGGGAACTTCATCCGTTGATTGAGCAAGACCATAATCGTCGACTTCAAGATAAAACAGATGAGAAGTTTGAAGCTTTTCCAGAAGAGGATTTAGCCTGTGATGCCATCATTGATAAGAGTGTAAAAAGGAAAAGACCAGAGTTTGTACGGATAATAAGCAAGCAAATGGTGGGAATATTTCTTTCAATTTGGGTTCGGAGAAGCCTGCGGAAGCACATTCAGAATCTGAGGGTATCAACTGTTGGTGTAGGTGCAATGGGTTATATCGGTAACAAGGCAAGTGCCAAATTTGATCTTCCCTTATATTATGCGTACATCTTGATATTTCAGTGACAACTGGATTATACTTGGTTAGAAACTTTGGATGCTGCTTATCACATTATGTGGTATTCTCCTGACGAGAACTGGAGCTTCAAAAATGCATCTTTTGGTATTGCCATTCTGTAGTGCCAAGGACATGAAAAGGCAAATATAACTTTTCTTAAGGAGAGATGATTAACAATCTTTGATAATTTGATCTTTAAGTTCAACATCTTCAAATTTTATCAGTTACCATGCTTATCATCTCATCAGTTACTTACCATTATATTCAGCACGGGGACACTTGTCTGTCAAGTAATTTAGAAGACCATGTGCTGACATCTGTGCTTTCCATATGCTTTAGGGATCAATATCAGTCAGCATGTCTATACATCAGACTCCTTTCTGCTTTGTTTGTTGCCACCTGGCTGCTGGTGAAAAAGATGGAGATGACCTAAAAAGGAATTCAAATGTCGAAGAAATAATTCGAAGAACAGTGTTTAATCCAGTCCATACTGTAGGCATGCCTATGAGAATACATGACCATGAGTAAGTTATCTAATCTGTCTTCTGGTAATTTGTGCTATGTTCCAAAGCTTGCACTAAATTATACATCTGTATCTACTGTCATATGGTGATCATTAGATAGTTGGGTGGATGACACCCTATTGATGATATACCCAGCCATATGATTTCTTATGTTAGATCTCTGTCCTTAATTTCAGAAGGATTATATGGTTAGGAGACCTCAACTATCGGATAAACTTATCCTATGAAAGGACACATGAACTAATCTCCAAACAGGACTGGGATGGATTGTTTGAGAGGGATCAGGTAATTTGATGGACTATTAAAATCATTTACCTTTACTTTTATAGGATTTCCAGCTCATGCTTCTCTGACAGCTGAAAAGAGAATTGAGGAAAGGATGCACATTTGACGGCTGGGTTGAAGGAGCTATCAGCTTTCCTCCAACATATAAATATGAGTTTGATTCAGAAAACTATGTAAGCGATGAGAGTAAGTCTGGTAGAAGAACTCCTGCATGGTATGCTGTCCATGTAACCTTTAGATTCATCCAATCATTCTAGATATCAGTATTGAGTATACCAATAACAAAAAGCAAACACTCTCATCTACATGTGTAGGTGTGACCGTATTCTCTCATACGGAAAGGGAATCAGGCTACTTTTGTACAAGAGGGGGGAGCTTACACTTTCTGATCACCGCCCAGTGACTGCAGTCTACATGGCCGAGATTGAAGTTTTCCGCCGTAGAAAGCTGCA
This sequence is a window from Setaria italica strain Yugu1 chromosome III, Setaria_italica_v2.0, whole genome shotgun sequence. Protein-coding genes within it:
- the LOC101774162 gene encoding type IV inositol polyphosphate 5-phosphatase 3-like isoform X1 yields the protein MATPPGSPRTPRMADHEDGQTRTAPNRLRRQKSEILRAQYIDVRELRICAGTWNVGSICPPGDLDIQEWLDTDEPADIYVLGFQEIIPLEVGYMIGTEDTRPVAAWEHIIHETLNKKCPDESKFKCHSDYPSSARFKLSDYVLGMENGLLSESSNDSDGELHLWDSAKSSISARYLQPLDLACDVSIDNRVKSKRPQYVRLISKQMVGVFLSVWVRRSLQKYIQNVRVSIVGVGTRGFIGNKGSISVSMSIHETHFCFVCCHLAAGEKNGDELKRNGNVEEIQRRTVFDNPVHIVGVPQRIHGHERIIWLGDLNYRLNFSYERTHELISKQDWDGLLEKDQLKKELGKGSTFDGWVEGVISFPPTYKYEFNSEKYVSDATKSGRRTPAWCDRILSYGKGIRLLSYKRAELTFSDHRPVTAVYMADVEVFVHRKFERALTFTNTEVDDHLLLGKEALLQPLNRESGNFLAQVPSKVVSMQCQCQISESE
- the LOC101774162 gene encoding type IV inositol polyphosphate 5-phosphatase 3-like isoform X2 encodes the protein MIGTEDTRPVAAWEHIIHETLNKKCPDESKFKCHSDYPSSARFKLSDYVLGMENGLLSESSNDSDGELHLWDSAKSSISARYLQPLDLACDVSIDNRVKSKRPQYVRLISKQMVGVFLSVWVRRSLQKYIQNVRVSIVGVGTRGFIGNKGSISVSMSIHETHFCFVCCHLAAGEKNGDELKRNGNVEEIQRRTVFDNPVHIVGVPQRIHGHERIIWLGDLNYRLNFSYERTHELISKQDWDGLLEKDQLKKELGKGSTFDGWVEGVISFPPTYKYEFNSEKYVSDATKSGRRTPAWCDRILSYGKGIRLLSYKRAELTFSDHRPVTAVYMADVEVFVHRKFERALTFTNTEVDDHLLLGKEALLQPLNRESGNFLAQVPSKVVSMQCQCQISESE